In Equus caballus isolate H_3958 breed thoroughbred chromosome 25, TB-T2T, whole genome shotgun sequence, one DNA window encodes the following:
- the FBXO10 gene encoding F-box only protein 10 isoform X2 — protein sequence MEAGGLPLELWRVILAYLHLPDLGRCSLVCKAWYELILSLDSTRWRQLCLGCTECRHPNWPNQPDVEPESWREAFKQHYLASKTWTKNALDLDSSVCFSLFRRRRERRTLSVGPGHEFDSLGSALAMASLYDRIVLFPGVYEEQGEIVLKVPVEIVGHGKLGEVALLASIDQHCSTTRLCNLVFMPAWFSPFMFKTTSGHVQFDNCNFENGHIQVHGPGTCQVKFCTFKNTHVFLHNVPLCVLENCEFVGSENNSVTVEGHPSADKNWAYKYLLGLIKSSPSVLPTEDPDSLMSLDLESRDQAWSPRTCDIVIEGSQSPTSPASSSPKPGSKAGSQEAEVGSDGERVAQTPDSSDGGLSPSGEDEDEDQLTYRLSYQVRGPRPVLGGSFLGPPLPGASIQLPSCLVLNSLQQELQKDKEAMALASSIQGCLIRKCLFRDGKGGVFVCSYGRAKMEGNIFRNLTYAVRCIHNSKIVMLRNDVHRCRAAGIFLRLEGGGLIAGNNIYHNAEAGVDIRKKSNPLILCNQIHHGLRSGIVVLGNGKGIIRNNQIFSNKEAGIYILYHGNPVVSGNHIFKGRAAGIAVNENGKGLITENVIRENQWGGVDIRRGGVPVLRSNLICFGYSDGVVVGDEGKGLIEGNTIYANKGCGVWMMSSSLPHVSSNHVSYNGLYGVAVFSQKDGSGEFPGGHGAQENFSEDGDAILWETELEKDDDPLRRPVTTALVESNSINHNGASGLYVQSSEALHIVTNVIHANGDRGITVAQSGQLTRVANNSISCNRQSGVKVEAQCKVELRGNGIYDNRGHGIITKGDSTVVIENDIIGNRGSGLQLLPRSDTKVIKNRIHSFRAYGIAVRGRAKALVQENIIFQGKTNKTIFQQISNNRDCVMQNNKFLVFKKKSDTWRLVNPPARPHLDNSLRGPSAAHGGQKVTAMATRITARVEGGYHSNRSIFCTIL from the exons ATGGAGGCTGGCGGCCTCCCCTTGGAGCTGTGGCGTGTGATCTTAGCCTACCTGCACCTTCCAGACCTGGGCCGCTGCAGCCTGGTGTGCAAGGCCTGGTATGAACTGATCCTCAGTCTTGACAGCACCCGCTGGCGGCAGCTGTGTCTGGGCTGCACTGAGTGCCGCCACCCCAACTGGCCCAACCAGCCTGATGTGGAGCCGGAGTCTTGGAGGGAGGCCTTCAAGCAGCATTACCTAGCCTCCAAGACATGGACCAAGAATGCCCTGGACTTGGACTCCTCCGTCTGCTTTTCCCTATTTCGCCGGAGGAGGGAACGCCGTACCCTGAGTGTCGGGCCAGGCCATGAGTTTGACAGCCTGGGCAGCGCCTTAGCCATGGCCAGCCTGTATGATCGAATTGTGCTGTTCCCAGGTGTGTACGAAGAGCAAGGCGAAATCGTCCTGAAGGTGCCCGTGGAGATCGTAGGCCACGGGAAGTTGGGTGAGGTGGCCCTACTAGCCAGCATTGATCAGCACTGCTCAACCACACGTCTGTGCAACCTCGTCTTCATGCCAGCCTGGTTCTCACCCTTCATGTTTAAG ACAACATCAGGTCATGTCCAGTTTGACAACTGCAACTTTGAGAACGGGCACATCCAGGTCCATGGCCCGGGCACCTGCCAAGTGAAGTTTTGCACCTTCAAAAACACCCATGTCTTCCTGCACAACGTGCCCCTGTGTGTCCTGGAAAACTGTGAATTTGTGGGCAGTGAAAACAACTCTGTGACTGTTGAGGGCCACCCATCCGCAGACAAGAACTGGGCCTACAAGTATCTACTGGGGCTTATCAAGTCCTCTCCCAGTGTGCTCCCCACGGAGGACCCTGACTCTTTAATGTCCCTGGACCTGGAGAGCAGGGACCAGGCCTGGAGCCCAAGGACCTGTGACATTGTCATTGAGGGCAGCCAGAGCCCTACCAGCCCAGCCTCTAGCTCCCCCAAGCCCGGCTCTAAGGCTGGCTcacaggaggcagaggtgggcagCGATGGGGAAAGGGTGGCCCAGACTCCAGACAGCAGCGATGGAGGCCTGAGTCCCAGCGGTGAGGATGAGGACGAGGACCAGCTCACATACAGACTGTCCTACCAAGTACGGGGCCCGCGGCCTGTGCTGGGGGGCTCCTTTCTGGGCCCACCACTGCCAGGAGCGTCCATTCAGCTGCCCAGCTGCCTGGTGCTGAACTCGCTGCAGCAGGAGCTGCAGAAGGACAAGGAGGCCATGGCACTGGCCAGCTCCATTCAGGGCTGCCTCATCCGCAAGTGCCTCTTCCGGGACGGCAAGGGGGGTGTCTTCGTTTGCTCCTATGGCCGCGCCAAGATGGAAGGGAACATCTTCCGCAACCTGACTTACGCAGTGCGGTGTATACATAACAGCAAG ATCGTGATGCTCAGGAACGACGTTCACCGCTGCAGGGCGGCAGGCATCTTCCTTCGCCTGGAGGGCGGAGGCCTGATCGCCGGCAACAACATCTACCACAACGCAGAGGCTGGCGTGGACATCCGGAAGAAGTCCAACCCACTCATCCTG TGTAATCAGATCCACCACGGCCTTCGCTCTGGCATTGTCGTCCTTGGCAATGGGAAAGGCATCATCCGGAACAATCAAATCTTTTCAAATAAGGAGGCTGGCATTTATATCCTGTACCACGGAAATCCAGTCGTGAG TGGGAACCACATTTTCAAGGGCCGAGCAGCCGGCATCGCAGTGAACGAGAATGGCAAAGGCCTCATCACAG AAAATGTGATCCGTGAGAACCAGTGGGGAGGTGTGGACATCCGCCGTGGTGGGGTCCCCGTCCTCAGGAGCAACCTCATCTGCTTCGGCTACTCAGATGGTGTGGTCGTGGGGGATGAGGGCAAAGGACTGATAGAAGGAAACACCATCTACG CTAATAAGGGCTGTGGTGTGTGGATGATGTCGTCCAGCCTGCCCCATGTCAGCAGCAACCACGTCAGCTACAATGGCCTGTACGGAGTGGCAGTGTTTAGCCAGAAGGACGGCTCTGGGGAGTTCCCTGGAGGCCATGGGGCCCAGGAGAACTTCAGCGAGGATGGGGACGCCATCCTCTGGGAGACAGAGCTGGAGAAGGACGACGACCCGCTGCGCCGGCCCGTCACCACAGCTCTGGTCGAGTCAAACAGCATTAATCACAATGGAG CCTCGGGACTCTACGTCCAGAGCAGCGAGGCGCTGCATATCGTCACCAACGTGATCCATGCTAATGGGGACAGAGGCATCACTGTGGCTCAGAGCGGCCAGCTCACCCGTGTGGCCAACAACAGCATCTCCTGCAACCGCCAGAGTGGGGTCAAGGTCGAGGCCCAGTGCAAGGTAGAGCTCCGGGGCAACGGCATCTATGACAACAGAGGCCATGGCATCATCACCAAGGGTGACAGCACCGTCGTCATTGAAAACGACATCATCGGCAACCGGGGCAGTGGGCTGCAGCTGCTGCCCAGGTCCGACACTAag GTAATAAAGAACAGGATCCATTCCTTCCGGGCCTATGGCATCGCAGTGCGGGGCCGCGCCAAGGCCCTGGTGCAAGAGAACATCATCTTCCAGGGCAAGACCAACAAGACCATCTTCCAGCAGATCTCCAACAACCGAGACTGCGTCATGCAGAACAACAAGTTCTTGGTCTTCAAGAAAAA GTCTGATACGTGGCGCCTGGTGAACCCACCAGCACGGCCTCACCTTGACAACTCTCTCCGAGGCCCCTCTGCAGCCCACGGTGGGCAGAAGGTGACGGCCATGGCGACCAGGATCACAGCCCGTGTGGAAGGTGGTTACCACAGCAACCGCAGCATCTTCTGCACCATCCTGTAA
- the FBXO10 gene encoding F-box only protein 10 isoform X1 gives MCSHCCSTPSLDQVPASLILCMDSKVTMEAGGLPLELWRVILAYLHLPDLGRCSLVCKAWYELILSLDSTRWRQLCLGCTECRHPNWPNQPDVEPESWREAFKQHYLASKTWTKNALDLDSSVCFSLFRRRRERRTLSVGPGHEFDSLGSALAMASLYDRIVLFPGVYEEQGEIVLKVPVEIVGHGKLGEVALLASIDQHCSTTRLCNLVFMPAWFSPFMFKTTSGHVQFDNCNFENGHIQVHGPGTCQVKFCTFKNTHVFLHNVPLCVLENCEFVGSENNSVTVEGHPSADKNWAYKYLLGLIKSSPSVLPTEDPDSLMSLDLESRDQAWSPRTCDIVIEGSQSPTSPASSSPKPGSKAGSQEAEVGSDGERVAQTPDSSDGGLSPSGEDEDEDQLTYRLSYQVRGPRPVLGGSFLGPPLPGASIQLPSCLVLNSLQQELQKDKEAMALASSIQGCLIRKCLFRDGKGGVFVCSYGRAKMEGNIFRNLTYAVRCIHNSKIVMLRNDVHRCRAAGIFLRLEGGGLIAGNNIYHNAEAGVDIRKKSNPLILCNQIHHGLRSGIVVLGNGKGIIRNNQIFSNKEAGIYILYHGNPVVSGNHIFKGRAAGIAVNENGKGLITENVIRENQWGGVDIRRGGVPVLRSNLICFGYSDGVVVGDEGKGLIEGNTIYANKGCGVWMMSSSLPHVSSNHVSYNGLYGVAVFSQKDGSGEFPGGHGAQENFSEDGDAILWETELEKDDDPLRRPVTTALVESNSINHNGASGLYVQSSEALHIVTNVIHANGDRGITVAQSGQLTRVANNSISCNRQSGVKVEAQCKVELRGNGIYDNRGHGIITKGDSTVVIENDIIGNRGSGLQLLPRSDTKVIKNRIHSFRAYGIAVRGRAKALVQENIIFQGKTNKTIFQQISNNRDCVMQNNKFLVFKKKSDTWRLVNPPARPHLDNSLRGPSAAHGGQKVTAMATRITARVEGGYHSNRSIFCTIL, from the exons GTGACCATGGAGGCTGGCGGCCTCCCCTTGGAGCTGTGGCGTGTGATCTTAGCCTACCTGCACCTTCCAGACCTGGGCCGCTGCAGCCTGGTGTGCAAGGCCTGGTATGAACTGATCCTCAGTCTTGACAGCACCCGCTGGCGGCAGCTGTGTCTGGGCTGCACTGAGTGCCGCCACCCCAACTGGCCCAACCAGCCTGATGTGGAGCCGGAGTCTTGGAGGGAGGCCTTCAAGCAGCATTACCTAGCCTCCAAGACATGGACCAAGAATGCCCTGGACTTGGACTCCTCCGTCTGCTTTTCCCTATTTCGCCGGAGGAGGGAACGCCGTACCCTGAGTGTCGGGCCAGGCCATGAGTTTGACAGCCTGGGCAGCGCCTTAGCCATGGCCAGCCTGTATGATCGAATTGTGCTGTTCCCAGGTGTGTACGAAGAGCAAGGCGAAATCGTCCTGAAGGTGCCCGTGGAGATCGTAGGCCACGGGAAGTTGGGTGAGGTGGCCCTACTAGCCAGCATTGATCAGCACTGCTCAACCACACGTCTGTGCAACCTCGTCTTCATGCCAGCCTGGTTCTCACCCTTCATGTTTAAG ACAACATCAGGTCATGTCCAGTTTGACAACTGCAACTTTGAGAACGGGCACATCCAGGTCCATGGCCCGGGCACCTGCCAAGTGAAGTTTTGCACCTTCAAAAACACCCATGTCTTCCTGCACAACGTGCCCCTGTGTGTCCTGGAAAACTGTGAATTTGTGGGCAGTGAAAACAACTCTGTGACTGTTGAGGGCCACCCATCCGCAGACAAGAACTGGGCCTACAAGTATCTACTGGGGCTTATCAAGTCCTCTCCCAGTGTGCTCCCCACGGAGGACCCTGACTCTTTAATGTCCCTGGACCTGGAGAGCAGGGACCAGGCCTGGAGCCCAAGGACCTGTGACATTGTCATTGAGGGCAGCCAGAGCCCTACCAGCCCAGCCTCTAGCTCCCCCAAGCCCGGCTCTAAGGCTGGCTcacaggaggcagaggtgggcagCGATGGGGAAAGGGTGGCCCAGACTCCAGACAGCAGCGATGGAGGCCTGAGTCCCAGCGGTGAGGATGAGGACGAGGACCAGCTCACATACAGACTGTCCTACCAAGTACGGGGCCCGCGGCCTGTGCTGGGGGGCTCCTTTCTGGGCCCACCACTGCCAGGAGCGTCCATTCAGCTGCCCAGCTGCCTGGTGCTGAACTCGCTGCAGCAGGAGCTGCAGAAGGACAAGGAGGCCATGGCACTGGCCAGCTCCATTCAGGGCTGCCTCATCCGCAAGTGCCTCTTCCGGGACGGCAAGGGGGGTGTCTTCGTTTGCTCCTATGGCCGCGCCAAGATGGAAGGGAACATCTTCCGCAACCTGACTTACGCAGTGCGGTGTATACATAACAGCAAG ATCGTGATGCTCAGGAACGACGTTCACCGCTGCAGGGCGGCAGGCATCTTCCTTCGCCTGGAGGGCGGAGGCCTGATCGCCGGCAACAACATCTACCACAACGCAGAGGCTGGCGTGGACATCCGGAAGAAGTCCAACCCACTCATCCTG TGTAATCAGATCCACCACGGCCTTCGCTCTGGCATTGTCGTCCTTGGCAATGGGAAAGGCATCATCCGGAACAATCAAATCTTTTCAAATAAGGAGGCTGGCATTTATATCCTGTACCACGGAAATCCAGTCGTGAG TGGGAACCACATTTTCAAGGGCCGAGCAGCCGGCATCGCAGTGAACGAGAATGGCAAAGGCCTCATCACAG AAAATGTGATCCGTGAGAACCAGTGGGGAGGTGTGGACATCCGCCGTGGTGGGGTCCCCGTCCTCAGGAGCAACCTCATCTGCTTCGGCTACTCAGATGGTGTGGTCGTGGGGGATGAGGGCAAAGGACTGATAGAAGGAAACACCATCTACG CTAATAAGGGCTGTGGTGTGTGGATGATGTCGTCCAGCCTGCCCCATGTCAGCAGCAACCACGTCAGCTACAATGGCCTGTACGGAGTGGCAGTGTTTAGCCAGAAGGACGGCTCTGGGGAGTTCCCTGGAGGCCATGGGGCCCAGGAGAACTTCAGCGAGGATGGGGACGCCATCCTCTGGGAGACAGAGCTGGAGAAGGACGACGACCCGCTGCGCCGGCCCGTCACCACAGCTCTGGTCGAGTCAAACAGCATTAATCACAATGGAG CCTCGGGACTCTACGTCCAGAGCAGCGAGGCGCTGCATATCGTCACCAACGTGATCCATGCTAATGGGGACAGAGGCATCACTGTGGCTCAGAGCGGCCAGCTCACCCGTGTGGCCAACAACAGCATCTCCTGCAACCGCCAGAGTGGGGTCAAGGTCGAGGCCCAGTGCAAGGTAGAGCTCCGGGGCAACGGCATCTATGACAACAGAGGCCATGGCATCATCACCAAGGGTGACAGCACCGTCGTCATTGAAAACGACATCATCGGCAACCGGGGCAGTGGGCTGCAGCTGCTGCCCAGGTCCGACACTAag GTAATAAAGAACAGGATCCATTCCTTCCGGGCCTATGGCATCGCAGTGCGGGGCCGCGCCAAGGCCCTGGTGCAAGAGAACATCATCTTCCAGGGCAAGACCAACAAGACCATCTTCCAGCAGATCTCCAACAACCGAGACTGCGTCATGCAGAACAACAAGTTCTTGGTCTTCAAGAAAAA GTCTGATACGTGGCGCCTGGTGAACCCACCAGCACGGCCTCACCTTGACAACTCTCTCCGAGGCCCCTCTGCAGCCCACGGTGGGCAGAAGGTGACGGCCATGGCGACCAGGATCACAGCCCGTGTGGAAGGTGGTTACCACAGCAACCGCAGCATCTTCTGCACCATCCTGTAA
- the FBXO10 gene encoding F-box only protein 10 isoform X4, translated as MEAGGLPLELWRVILAYLHLPDLGRCSLVCKAWYELILSLDSTRWRQLCLGCTECRHPNWPNQPDVEPESWREAFKQHYLASKTWTKNALDLDSSVCFSLFRRRRERRTLSVGPGHEFDSLGSALAMASLYDRIVLFPGVYEEQGEIVLKVPVEIVGHGKLGEVALLASIDQHCSTTRLCNLVFMPAWFSPFMFKTTSGHVQFDNCNFENGHIQVHGPGTCQVKFCTFKNTHVFLHNVPLCVLENCEFVGSENNSVTVEGHPSADKNWAYKYLLGLIKSSPSVLPTEDPDSLMSLDLESRDQAWSPRTCDIVIEGSQSPTSPASSSPKPGSKAGSQEAEVGSDGERVAQTPDSSDGGLSPSGEDEDEDQLTYRLSYQVRGPRPVLGGSFLGPPLPGASIQLPSCLVLNSLQQELQKDKEAMALASSIQGCLIRKCLFRDGKGGVFVCSYGRAKMEGNIFRNLTYAVRCIHNSKIVMLRNDVHRCRAAGIFLRLEGGGLIAGNNIYHNAEAGVDIRKKSNPLILCNQIHHGLRSGIVVLGNGKGIIRNNQIFSNKEAGIYILYHGNPVVSGNHIFKGRAAGIAVNENGKGLITENVIRENQWGGVDIRRGGVPVLRSNLICFGYSDGVVVGDEGKGLIEGNTIYANKGCGVWMMSSSLPHVSSNHVSYNGLYGVAVFSQKDGSGEFPGGHGAQENFSEDGDAILWETELEKDDDPLRRPVTTALVESNSINHNGASGLYVQSSEALHIVTNVIHANGDRGITVAQSGQLTRVANNSISCNRQSGVKVEAQCKVELRGNGIYDNRGHGIITKGDSTVVIENDIIGNRGSGLQLLPRSDTKGKTNKTIFQQISNNRDCVMQNNKFLVFKKKSDTWRLVNPPARPHLDNSLRGPSAAHGGQKVTAMATRITARVEGGYHSNRSIFCTIL; from the exons ATGGAGGCTGGCGGCCTCCCCTTGGAGCTGTGGCGTGTGATCTTAGCCTACCTGCACCTTCCAGACCTGGGCCGCTGCAGCCTGGTGTGCAAGGCCTGGTATGAACTGATCCTCAGTCTTGACAGCACCCGCTGGCGGCAGCTGTGTCTGGGCTGCACTGAGTGCCGCCACCCCAACTGGCCCAACCAGCCTGATGTGGAGCCGGAGTCTTGGAGGGAGGCCTTCAAGCAGCATTACCTAGCCTCCAAGACATGGACCAAGAATGCCCTGGACTTGGACTCCTCCGTCTGCTTTTCCCTATTTCGCCGGAGGAGGGAACGCCGTACCCTGAGTGTCGGGCCAGGCCATGAGTTTGACAGCCTGGGCAGCGCCTTAGCCATGGCCAGCCTGTATGATCGAATTGTGCTGTTCCCAGGTGTGTACGAAGAGCAAGGCGAAATCGTCCTGAAGGTGCCCGTGGAGATCGTAGGCCACGGGAAGTTGGGTGAGGTGGCCCTACTAGCCAGCATTGATCAGCACTGCTCAACCACACGTCTGTGCAACCTCGTCTTCATGCCAGCCTGGTTCTCACCCTTCATGTTTAAG ACAACATCAGGTCATGTCCAGTTTGACAACTGCAACTTTGAGAACGGGCACATCCAGGTCCATGGCCCGGGCACCTGCCAAGTGAAGTTTTGCACCTTCAAAAACACCCATGTCTTCCTGCACAACGTGCCCCTGTGTGTCCTGGAAAACTGTGAATTTGTGGGCAGTGAAAACAACTCTGTGACTGTTGAGGGCCACCCATCCGCAGACAAGAACTGGGCCTACAAGTATCTACTGGGGCTTATCAAGTCCTCTCCCAGTGTGCTCCCCACGGAGGACCCTGACTCTTTAATGTCCCTGGACCTGGAGAGCAGGGACCAGGCCTGGAGCCCAAGGACCTGTGACATTGTCATTGAGGGCAGCCAGAGCCCTACCAGCCCAGCCTCTAGCTCCCCCAAGCCCGGCTCTAAGGCTGGCTcacaggaggcagaggtgggcagCGATGGGGAAAGGGTGGCCCAGACTCCAGACAGCAGCGATGGAGGCCTGAGTCCCAGCGGTGAGGATGAGGACGAGGACCAGCTCACATACAGACTGTCCTACCAAGTACGGGGCCCGCGGCCTGTGCTGGGGGGCTCCTTTCTGGGCCCACCACTGCCAGGAGCGTCCATTCAGCTGCCCAGCTGCCTGGTGCTGAACTCGCTGCAGCAGGAGCTGCAGAAGGACAAGGAGGCCATGGCACTGGCCAGCTCCATTCAGGGCTGCCTCATCCGCAAGTGCCTCTTCCGGGACGGCAAGGGGGGTGTCTTCGTTTGCTCCTATGGCCGCGCCAAGATGGAAGGGAACATCTTCCGCAACCTGACTTACGCAGTGCGGTGTATACATAACAGCAAG ATCGTGATGCTCAGGAACGACGTTCACCGCTGCAGGGCGGCAGGCATCTTCCTTCGCCTGGAGGGCGGAGGCCTGATCGCCGGCAACAACATCTACCACAACGCAGAGGCTGGCGTGGACATCCGGAAGAAGTCCAACCCACTCATCCTG TGTAATCAGATCCACCACGGCCTTCGCTCTGGCATTGTCGTCCTTGGCAATGGGAAAGGCATCATCCGGAACAATCAAATCTTTTCAAATAAGGAGGCTGGCATTTATATCCTGTACCACGGAAATCCAGTCGTGAG TGGGAACCACATTTTCAAGGGCCGAGCAGCCGGCATCGCAGTGAACGAGAATGGCAAAGGCCTCATCACAG AAAATGTGATCCGTGAGAACCAGTGGGGAGGTGTGGACATCCGCCGTGGTGGGGTCCCCGTCCTCAGGAGCAACCTCATCTGCTTCGGCTACTCAGATGGTGTGGTCGTGGGGGATGAGGGCAAAGGACTGATAGAAGGAAACACCATCTACG CTAATAAGGGCTGTGGTGTGTGGATGATGTCGTCCAGCCTGCCCCATGTCAGCAGCAACCACGTCAGCTACAATGGCCTGTACGGAGTGGCAGTGTTTAGCCAGAAGGACGGCTCTGGGGAGTTCCCTGGAGGCCATGGGGCCCAGGAGAACTTCAGCGAGGATGGGGACGCCATCCTCTGGGAGACAGAGCTGGAGAAGGACGACGACCCGCTGCGCCGGCCCGTCACCACAGCTCTGGTCGAGTCAAACAGCATTAATCACAATGGAG CCTCGGGACTCTACGTCCAGAGCAGCGAGGCGCTGCATATCGTCACCAACGTGATCCATGCTAATGGGGACAGAGGCATCACTGTGGCTCAGAGCGGCCAGCTCACCCGTGTGGCCAACAACAGCATCTCCTGCAACCGCCAGAGTGGGGTCAAGGTCGAGGCCCAGTGCAAGGTAGAGCTCCGGGGCAACGGCATCTATGACAACAGAGGCCATGGCATCATCACCAAGGGTGACAGCACCGTCGTCATTGAAAACGACATCATCGGCAACCGGGGCAGTGGGCTGCAGCTGCTGCCCAGGTCCGACACTAag GGCAAGACCAACAAGACCATCTTCCAGCAGATCTCCAACAACCGAGACTGCGTCATGCAGAACAACAAGTTCTTGGTCTTCAAGAAAAA GTCTGATACGTGGCGCCTGGTGAACCCACCAGCACGGCCTCACCTTGACAACTCTCTCCGAGGCCCCTCTGCAGCCCACGGTGGGCAGAAGGTGACGGCCATGGCGACCAGGATCACAGCCCGTGTGGAAGGTGGTTACCACAGCAACCGCAGCATCTTCTGCACCATCCTGTAA